From Dethiosulfovibrio faecalis, one genomic window encodes:
- a CDS encoding ATP-binding protein yields the protein MIDLRKRLDYLERERDRVIASLDSVLSFNSRSSMIGESTTQIGLLTDASAKLRRLCRFICVSFYLVDREDQAFYQAFCDDPEWGDFVEAERDELVDDGTFAWVLGRTQPTVLSSNDGRYSLMLCSLSTASRIMGMFVAVVEREKGYMDDISLSFLALVLNITSISLQNLELYSLVHELNEDLEKKVSSLTESEKRLTDYQRNLEDLVKRRTADLESTHDELLLAKERAEAANAAKSAFLANMSHEIRTPINVVLGMTNLALESTDIPDGPREYLEDARLAGRELLKLIDGILDLSRVEAGEMTLSLESCDLYALCRTVIDMTRVGNSSDELAIELVFDDYAPRRVKCDRLRLRQVLSILTENAVKFTERGSVTLIVSMVRRSEGEATIRFAVKDTGIGISEDKRDHIFGTFYQVDDSRSKRHKGAGLGLSIAKQIVEIMGGRLWLKSEEGKGSTFFVDVPLPVLTDEPHPPDVEDGSVVTADNMETPRDLTVLLVEDNMLNRKLAEAMMAEFDWTIDVAEDGFKAVKAVSDKKYDLVLMDVQMPGMDGLEATRTIRSMEKRGLISYRPIIIAMTANAMKGDREICIDSGMDDYLSKPLNRDLMMKTITSALMSGG from the coding sequence ATGATCGATCTTAGAAAAAGACTCGACTATCTGGAAAGGGAGAGGGACAGGGTCATAGCTTCTCTGGACTCTGTCTTGAGTTTCAACAGTCGATCCTCCATGATAGGGGAATCGACGACGCAAATCGGTCTTTTGACCGACGCTTCCGCGAAGCTTCGGCGACTATGTCGTTTTATATGTGTGTCTTTCTACCTCGTGGATAGAGAGGACCAGGCTTTCTATCAGGCTTTCTGCGATGACCCCGAGTGGGGCGACTTCGTCGAGGCCGAGAGAGATGAATTGGTCGACGATGGAACCTTCGCCTGGGTCCTGGGCAGAACCCAACCTACCGTACTGAGTTCAAACGACGGCCGTTATAGCCTGATGCTTTGTTCTCTGTCGACTGCATCTAGAATAATGGGAATGTTTGTCGCCGTCGTCGAAAGGGAGAAGGGCTATATGGACGATATCTCCCTTTCTTTTCTGGCGTTGGTATTGAACATAACGTCCATTTCCCTTCAAAATCTCGAACTTTACAGCCTTGTCCATGAGCTGAACGAGGACTTGGAGAAAAAGGTATCCAGCCTGACCGAATCGGAAAAGAGGTTGACAGATTATCAGCGGAATCTTGAGGACCTGGTCAAGCGTAGGACCGCCGACCTGGAAAGCACTCACGACGAACTTCTCCTCGCCAAAGAGAGGGCCGAAGCGGCCAACGCCGCTAAAAGCGCTTTCCTGGCCAACATGAGTCACGAGATCCGCACCCCTATAAACGTGGTCCTCGGTATGACGAATTTGGCCTTGGAGTCCACCGATATTCCGGATGGCCCTAGAGAATATCTTGAAGACGCCAGGTTGGCCGGTAGAGAGTTGCTGAAGCTTATAGACGGGATACTGGATCTGTCGAGGGTCGAGGCCGGGGAGATGACTCTTTCTCTTGAGTCCTGCGATCTTTACGCATTGTGCCGTACCGTTATCGATATGACAAGGGTAGGGAACAGTTCCGACGAGCTTGCGATAGAGCTTGTTTTCGACGATTATGCACCTAGACGGGTAAAATGCGATAGGTTACGTCTGAGACAGGTGCTTTCGATCCTGACGGAGAATGCCGTTAAATTTACAGAGAGAGGTTCCGTGACGTTGATAGTCTCCATGGTTCGTCGTTCCGAGGGAGAGGCTACGATTCGTTTCGCCGTGAAGGACACAGGCATAGGTATATCGGAGGATAAGAGGGACCATATATTCGGGACCTTCTATCAGGTAGATGACTCTCGATCCAAGAGGCATAAGGGGGCTGGTCTCGGTCTGTCCATCGCCAAGCAAATAGTGGAGATCATGGGAGGTCGTCTGTGGTTGAAGAGCGAGGAGGGAAAGGGGAGCACCTTTTTCGTGGACGTGCCTCTTCCCGTCTTGACCGATGAGCCCCATCCTCCGGATGTGGAGGATGGTTCGGTTGTTACCGCCGATAATATGGAGACCCCTCGCGATTTGACAGTCCTGTTGGTAGAGGACAACATGTTGAACCGCAAACTGGCGGAAGCCATGATGGCAGAGTTCGACTGGACTATCGACGTCGCAGAGGACGGCTTCAAGGCGGTGAAGGCGGTATCGGACAAAAAATACGACCTCGTGCTGATGGACGTTCAAATGCCCGGCATGGATGGGCTGGAGGCGACCAGGACTATAAGATCCATGGAGAAAAGAGGACTTATATCCTATCGTCCGATAATAATAGCCATGACGGCCAATGCGATGAAGGGTGACAGGGAGATATGTATCGATTCGGGAATGGACGACTATCTCTCTAAACCCCTCAATCGGGATTTGATGATGAAGACTATTACGTCGGCTTTGATGTCCGGGGGATGA
- a CDS encoding MFS transporter — MKFKALKGHPLVRFGDFRRFFLARFVSSIGDKFFAIALSWWAVNDAGPNGPMHLGFLMGITLLPAVVLGPISGTLADRYSRKTCMIVADCARLAVMSVMTGLLIIGEIPLPLMYLLVLVLSSFMPLFEASANGCLEALTDEESLSAAAAVNSSVVELSNVLGAALGGVALAALGTAGAFGVDGVTFLLSLFFIVTIGNPLRPERSPVSSIEGGMKELLLWLRSNGDVLGYLCLFGGLNFFAAPLMVSVPMMVKYGFDGPVSWVAFLEGSLALGSVVVAMSVSFLSSGSVSRRVFWGILTTGLAMAAFASSSGLAGGVQSVFVAGGGLALVNAAAMGYFQRRVPDSMRGRFFAVLTAVAYSVMPAALVVNGVVCQIWPVRAVLAADGAIVALMGALVWRIPGAISGRN, encoded by the coding sequence GTGAAATTTAAGGCATTGAAAGGACATCCTCTGGTCAGGTTCGGTGATTTTAGGCGGTTCTTTCTGGCCCGTTTCGTGTCCTCCATAGGGGATAAATTTTTCGCTATAGCCCTGTCTTGGTGGGCCGTCAACGACGCGGGCCCTAATGGGCCGATGCACCTCGGTTTTCTCATGGGTATAACCTTACTGCCTGCTGTGGTGTTGGGGCCGATATCCGGGACCCTGGCGGATCGATACAGCCGTAAGACCTGTATGATCGTGGCAGATTGTGCAAGATTGGCTGTTATGTCGGTCATGACGGGGTTGTTGATAATCGGAGAGATCCCTTTGCCCTTGATGTACCTCTTGGTGTTGGTCCTTTCATCCTTTATGCCTCTCTTCGAGGCCTCCGCCAACGGATGTCTCGAGGCCCTGACCGACGAAGAGAGCCTGTCTGCTGCCGCGGCGGTAAACTCGTCCGTCGTCGAGCTGTCGAACGTCTTAGGCGCGGCCTTGGGCGGTGTGGCTCTGGCCGCTTTGGGCACCGCCGGAGCGTTCGGTGTCGACGGGGTTACGTTTCTTCTCTCTTTATTCTTCATCGTGACGATAGGGAATCCACTTCGTCCCGAAAGGTCGCCGGTCTCCTCGATAGAGGGCGGCATGAAAGAGCTTTTACTGTGGCTGCGAAGCAACGGCGACGTTTTGGGGTATCTCTGTCTTTTCGGAGGGCTCAACTTTTTTGCCGCTCCGTTGATGGTGTCGGTCCCTATGATGGTCAAATACGGTTTCGATGGCCCTGTTTCCTGGGTGGCTTTTCTCGAGGGGAGCCTTGCCCTCGGATCGGTAGTGGTGGCGATGTCAGTGAGCTTCCTTTCTTCCGGGTCGGTATCTCGAAGGGTTTTCTGGGGTATCCTCACGACCGGTCTCGCGATGGCTGCCTTCGCCTCGTCTTCCGGGCTTGCCGGAGGAGTTCAGTCGGTGTTCGTTGCCGGGGGAGGTCTGGCTTTGGTAAACGCCGCTGCTATGGGATATTTTCAGAGAAGGGTTCCCGACTCTATGAGGGGGCGTTTTTTTGCCGTTCTAACCGCCGTTGCCTATTCGGTTATGCCCGCCGCCCTTGTGGTGAACGGCGTGGTATGCCAGATATGGCCTGTGAGGGCGGTTCTCGCGGCTGATGGAGCGATAGTTGCTTTGATGGGAGCTCTTGTATGGCGGATTCCGGGGGCGATATCCGGTAGAAACTGA
- a CDS encoding ArsA family ATPase: MYRRYTFFGGKGGTGKTTCAASYALSLARRGVRTLVVSTDPAHSLADAIGSPIGSEVVEVEKNLWALEIDAELEAKKYMESIQQQMLHIVSAAIVEEIKRQLRIAYLSPGAEEAAIFDRFIDLMEEAGDKYDVIVFDTAPTGHTLRLLTLPEVLEVWIDHLIKKRTKAMDLMRLAARYEKELQEKLKDDPIFNILSRRRDRFQRAKDLLTDHGNSVFHFVLNAEKMPILETERAIKLLKEFDIKVGSVVVNRIIPPEAGAFFEKRREAQDGYLKTIEERFGVYGVVRIPMLESDIQGVTQLESLSESIKEVEGL, from the coding sequence ATGTATCGTAGATATACCTTCTTCGGAGGAAAGGGCGGAACCGGAAAGACGACCTGTGCCGCCTCCTACGCTCTCTCCTTGGCACGTCGGGGTGTAAGGACCTTGGTGGTGTCGACCGATCCTGCTCATTCTCTGGCGGACGCAATAGGATCTCCGATCGGTAGCGAGGTCGTGGAGGTGGAAAAAAATCTCTGGGCCCTGGAGATAGATGCGGAGCTTGAGGCGAAGAAATACATGGAGTCAATCCAGCAACAGATGCTTCACATAGTCAGTGCGGCGATAGTCGAGGAGATAAAACGTCAGCTCCGTATCGCATACCTCTCTCCCGGTGCGGAAGAGGCAGCTATATTCGACAGGTTTATCGATTTGATGGAGGAGGCGGGGGATAAATACGACGTAATAGTCTTCGATACCGCTCCCACCGGACATACCCTCAGGCTTTTGACCCTTCCCGAGGTGCTGGAGGTTTGGATCGACCATCTGATAAAAAAGAGAACCAAGGCCATGGATCTGATGAGACTGGCGGCCAGATACGAGAAGGAGCTTCAGGAAAAGCTCAAGGACGATCCTATATTTAACATTCTTTCCCGTCGCCGAGATAGATTCCAGAGAGCCAAAGACCTGCTCACAGATCACGGTAACTCAGTCTTCCATTTCGTTTTGAACGCGGAAAAGATGCCCATTCTCGAGACGGAAAGGGCTATAAAATTGCTAAAGGAGTTCGATATAAAGGTAGGCTCTGTGGTGGTCAATAGGATCATCCCCCCTGAAGCCGGGGCTTTCTTCGAGAAGCGCAGAGAGGCTCAGGATGGGTATCTCAAGACCATAGAGGAAAGGTTCGGAGTGTATGGTGTCGTTCGTATACCTATGTTGGAGTCCGACATTCAGGGAGTGACGCAGCTGGAGTCCCTCTCCGAGTCGATAAAGGAAGTCGAGGGGCTATGA
- a CDS encoding HDOD domain-containing protein, producing the protein MTLLRVDKLKEGMVVKGDVMAPSGRLVMPVGTKLENKHVRLLKSWGVVEVEIEGGPQPESLPKLPPMSREAMTKGASYLDHLYSLCGRGSPVLKEMFRISTVRIMALIAEKGMSALPDISYMDDLDDVSYSESIDLSISLLVGKQTKLFSFSETYRQIVEVLRSPRSSSAHIAQVVEKDTSLSAKLLRIVNSAYYGFPSKIGSIQRAVTVLGGRELTTLAVGVTAIRYFSGLSQNVIDMDRFWRNSVACGVFARLLAGEKHLLSDSHFFLSGLLRDIGLLLLLGECPDFMGKLLDRVSYKKVSLPVCEREAFGFSHSFLGAALLSEWQVPPYLISTIKYKDNPLASEDVLESSILHVADVLSFAMGYGWSPIIPVPSLDQEAWDYLELSHNVLDTLTARANRQISEIVGSFIG; encoded by the coding sequence ATGACTTTACTGCGGGTGGATAAGCTCAAGGAAGGTATGGTCGTAAAGGGAGATGTAATGGCTCCTTCCGGAAGGTTGGTAATGCCGGTCGGCACGAAGCTGGAGAATAAACACGTTCGGTTGCTTAAAAGCTGGGGAGTGGTGGAGGTCGAGATAGAGGGAGGCCCTCAACCGGAGAGTTTGCCCAAATTGCCTCCTATGTCCAGAGAGGCCATGACCAAAGGTGCGAGCTATCTGGATCATCTATATTCCCTCTGTGGTAGAGGATCGCCGGTGTTAAAGGAGATGTTCCGTATCTCCACTGTGAGGATAATGGCTCTGATAGCCGAAAAAGGCATGTCGGCGCTCCCCGATATATCCTATATGGACGATCTGGACGATGTATCCTATTCCGAGTCGATCGATTTGTCGATATCCCTGTTGGTAGGGAAGCAGACCAAGCTTTTTTCCTTTTCCGAGACGTACCGTCAAATCGTCGAGGTCCTTCGCTCTCCCAGGAGTTCATCCGCCCATATCGCTCAGGTCGTGGAGAAGGATACCAGCCTGTCCGCTAAGCTCCTCAGAATAGTTAACAGTGCCTACTACGGTTTCCCCTCAAAGATAGGTTCGATCCAAAGGGCGGTCACCGTGCTTGGAGGCAGGGAGCTTACCACCTTGGCGGTCGGAGTGACGGCAATACGTTATTTCTCCGGTTTATCCCAAAACGTTATAGATATGGATCGTTTTTGGCGTAATTCCGTGGCCTGCGGTGTCTTCGCCAGGCTTCTGGCAGGAGAGAAGCATCTTCTATCGGATAGCCATTTTTTTCTGTCAGGGCTACTCCGCGACATCGGCCTGCTTCTACTGCTGGGAGAGTGTCCGGACTTCATGGGGAAGCTCTTGGATAGAGTCAGCTACAAGAAAGTTTCTTTGCCGGTGTGCGAGAGAGAGGCGTTCGGGTTTTCTCATTCCTTTTTGGGAGCTGCCCTGCTTTCGGAATGGCAGGTTCCGCCCTATCTCATAAGCACCATAAAGTACAAGGATAACCCCTTGGCCTCCGAGGATGTGTTGGAATCCTCCATTTTACACGTGGCCGATGTGCTGTCCTTTGCGATGGGTTACGGTTGGAGTCCTATAATTCCGGTTCCATCGCTGGATCAGGAGGCCTGGGACTACCTCGAGCTGTCTCACAACGTATTGGATACCCTGACTGCCAGGGCCAACAGACAGATAAGCGAGATCGTAGGAAGCTTCATAGGCTGA